GCGGCTCGGGGTTGTCGCCGTCGGCGAGATTGGCGTTCTTGACCTTGGCCATGGTGTGCATGGCGTGCACCAGGGGGGCGCCCCAGCGCTGGGCGGCGAGCCAGCCGACGTGCCCGGAGAGCCAGTAGTGCGAGTGGACGAGGTCGTAGTAGCCGGGGCGGTGCCCGGCCCAGGCCTGCATCACGCCGTGCGTGAAGGCGCACAGCTGGGCGGGCAGCTCCTCCTTGGCGAGGCCCTCGTAGGGGCCCGCGTCCACGTGCCTGACCAGGACGCCGGGCGCCAGCTCGACGGTCGGCGGGAGGGAGGCGGTGGTCGCGCGGGTGAAGATCTCGACCTCGATGTTGATCGCGGCGAGACACTGCGCGAGTTCCACGATGTAGACGTTCATGCCGCCGGCGTCGCCGGTGCCGGGCTGGTGGAGCGGTGACGTGTGCACGGACAGCATCGCGACGCGGCGCGGGCGGCGGTGCAGCCGCAGCCGCGAGGACGCGCTCGCCGAGCGGCGCCCGAACCTGCCGGCGTACTGGCTCACGTGGCGTTCCTCCTCGCTGCGGGCATGCCGGACGGAGGACCCGGTGTGCCCTCCGAGGCGGTTCAACAGCCACGCGGGGGATTCCCATTCCCGGCCGTTTCCCGCGTAGGGCGTTTTATCGAATCATTACCTTTGTTCTGTGAACCGGGCAGTGTGTCGCACACCTCGGGAGAGAGCTGTCGCGCACCCCCGGGAGAGCGATGTCGCGCACCCCGGGAGAGAGCTGCGGCGAGACCTGCGGAGAGCAGGAGGCGATTTCGACAGTCCGTTCGATTGACGGTCGACGGTGCGCCCCGGCTTACCCTCGTACCCATGACAGCCCGCGCAGCCGCCCGCCCCGTGGGAACGGTGACCCGCGGCACCACCAACCCCAACCGGCTGCGCCGCATGGACCGCTGGATCGCCGTCACGCACGGCGCCGAACTGCGCCGCGCCGACGCCCCGCTGGCCGTCGACCTCGGCTACGGCGCCGCCCCCTGGACCGCCGTCGAACTGCTCGGCAGGCTGCGCGCGGTCGCCCCGCACGCGCGCGTGGTGGGCGTCGAGATCGAACCGGCGCGGGTCGCGGCGGCGCGCCCTTACGAGCGCGACGGCCTCGTCTTCCGGCACGGCGGGTTCGAGCTGCCGGTACCCAGGCGGCCGTCGCTGGTGCGCGCGGCGAACGTGCTGCGCCAGTACGACGAGGACCAGGTCGCCGCCGTCTGGCAGCGGCTGTGCGCGCGGCTGGCGCCGGCCGACCCCGCGACCGGCTCCCGGGGCGGGCTGCTGGTCGAGGGGACCTGCGACGAGATCGGGCGCAGGCACGTGTGGGTGGCGCTCGGTCCCGAGGGGCCGCGGACGGTCACCTTCGCGACCCGGCTCGGCTCGCTCGACCGCCCGTCCGACCTCTCCGAACGGCTCCCGAAGGCGCTGATCCACCGCAACGTCCCCGGCGAACCGGTGCACGCCTTCCTGCGCGACTTCGACCGCGCCTGGGCCGCCGCCGCGCCCTACGCGTCGTACGGCGCCCGGCAGCGCTGGATGCGCGCGGTGCGGTCGCTCACCGCGGAGTGGCCGGTGACGGACGGTCCCGGCCGCTGGCGGCAGGGCGAAGTGACGGTGGCGTGGGGGGCGTTGGCGCCGCGCGGATGAACGGTCGTCGGGGCGGGTAGAGAACGCCCCGACCTCGCCCGGTGCGCCGGGAACGATCTCCATGAGTCGTTCGTCACAGAGACGGGGAGATCGTCACGGCCTGCGCGCAGGCGGGACGGAAGCGGGGCGAGCGGACCGGGATCGGGAGGGGGAGGGGGACGTAAGGGGGAGCGGGAAAGGGCGGCAAGGGGACGGGAAGGGGGGAAGTCCGACTTCCGGCTACCTCTGTCGTTTTGGGCTCGACCGTGGCACGATCCCCCAGACGCCGTAAGTTACTGACGGTAAATCAGGTAGGGGGATACGTATGGGTACGGGCAGACACGGGCTGATCGCCCTCGCCGTGACCGTCGTGTGCGGGGTCACCGTGCTGGGGGCGCCGGCCACAGCGTTCGCGGCCCCGGCTCCCGTCCCGTCGACGTCGCCGCCGTCACCATCGTCGACGTCATCGCCGTCATCGCCGTCATCGGCATCGACGTCGTCGCCGTCATCGTCGTCGAAATCACCCCAATCAGCCGAGACGCCTCAGTCACGCCAGTCACCCCGATCGGCTGCGCGGTCGACGCCCTCGACGTCGTCCCCGGCCTCCGCCGCGACCTCGGCGGCTGCGGCGGCTGCGGCGGCCTCGGCGGCAGCTTCGGCGTCGGGTGCGTCGACCCCCGCGCCCAACAAGGACCTCGAGGCCGTCCGCGAGAAGCTCGACGCGCTGTACCGCGAGGCCTCCGTCGCCACCGACTCGTACAACGCGGCCGAGGAGAAGGCCGAACGGCAGTCCGCGGCCATCGTCGAGCTGGCGAAGAAGATCGTCGCGGGGCAGGAGAGGCTCGCGGACCTGAAGGAGCGCGCGGGCGCGGCGGCCGCCGCCCAGTACCGCACCGGCGGCCTGCCCGACGAGGCCCAGCTGCTCCTCAGCGACGACCCGCACGACTTCCTCGACGGCGCGGGGCGGGTGATCCAGGGGCAGCGCGCCACCAAGGGGCTCATAGCGGAACTGGCCAAGACCCAGGAGGACTTGGAGCAGTACGCGGCGGACGCCTCCGCCCAGTGGAAGAACCTGGAGGCCAACCGCAAGGCGAAGGACGCGGCCCGCAAGAAGATCAAGAAGCGGATCGCGGAGGCCGAGAAGCTGGAGTCCCGCCTGGAGAAGGCGGAGAAGGCCCGCCTCGCCGAGCTGGAGGCGGAGGCCGCCCACCGGGCGCAGACGGCGTGGCTGGACTCCGGGGCGCTGGACGAGACCGGCGGCAAGGCGTCGTCGGCCGGGAAGAAGGCGGTCGCGTACGCCACCGCTCAGATCGGCAAGCCGTACGTGTGGGGCGCCGAGGGCCCGGACAGCTACGACTGCTCGGGGCTGACGTCCCAGGCGTGGGCGAGCGCCGGCGACCCGATACCGCGGACCTCGCAGGAGCAGTGGAAGCAGTTGCCGCACGTCGACGTGAAGGACATGCGCCCCGGCGACCTGGTCATCTACTTCGGCGACGCCACTCATGTCGGGATGTACATCGGCGACGGCGCGATCGTGCACGCGCCTCGGCCTGGGCGGTCGGTGACGATCGCGGGGGCGGGTTCGATGCCGATCCTCGGGGTGGTCAGACCGGACGCGTGAGGCGGGTCGGGGTCGCGGGGGGGGGCGGGACCGCCATGGGGCGCGGGGTCGACGGCCGCCGTGCGGCGGGAGCGGGACCGCCGCGTGACCCTGCCCGCGAGACGGCGACCAACAGACGGTGGTCACGAGCCGGCGATCACAAGACGGCGATCACAAGACGGCGATCACAGGACAGCGGTCACGAGACGGCGACCACGAGGTGACGACCACGAGATGGCGACCACGAGGTGAGGACCACGAGACAGTGGTCACGTGACCCACCCCACCCCGCCTTGATCCCAAACCCCGCGCCGACGTGACGTTCGTCATTCCCGCAGCTCACCACCCTGTCCAACTGCGGTAGGGATCGCGGCATATGACGGCGGCTCCGTGCCGGAGGGCGTGGCCCGCACCATTCCGCTGCGGCGCCGACACCCGCTATGGTCCCCGTCGGTGGGTCGAGGTCCCTCGCTCCGCCATGCCCTCGGGGGGAGGGAAGGAACCCAGGAAGATGCCCGTACCCGTACCGCGGCAGAGAGCGATCCCGGCCGTGGAGAGTGGTCAGGCGCCGGCCGCGCCCTCCGGTAGCGGCCCCTCCATGGAAGAGGGTCCGCGCACGCCGGACACCACGACGGCCGCGCGCCCGCAGGCCCTGACGCCGGACACCCCGGCGTCCAAGACCCCTGCGCCGAACACCCCGCACCTCACGCTGCTGCTCATCGAGGACGATCCCGGCGGCGCCACCGTCGTACCCGAACTGCGGGACGCGGCCGACCGACCCATCAGGGTCCGCAACGCCCGCAACCTCACCGAGGCCGCACGGCTGCTCACCGACGACGTCCACTGCATCCTGCTGGACCTCGCGCTGCCCGCCCGGGGCCGGTCAGGGGCGGACGCCGACAGTGCCGACAACACCTCCGGCGAACCCGGCACACCGGACGACGCCGACAATCCTCGCAAACCCGATGAACTCGGTGTGCTGCGGGAGGTCCTCGAACTGGCGCCACGGCAGGCCGTGCTGGCGCTCACCGCGTCAGGCGACGCCGAGCGCGGCGCCGAGGCGGTCCGGGTCGGCGCCCAGGACTACCTCTTCCGCGACGAACTGGACGCCCGGCTGCTGAGCCGCGCGATCCGGTACGCGGTCGAACGCAAACGCTCCGACACGGCCGAGCGACGGCTCGCCGAGGGCCGGGTCAGGGCGCAGGAGAACCGGCGCCTGGAACGCGGCCTGCTGCCGACCCCGCTGCTCGACGGCTCCCCGCTGCGCTTCGCGGCCCGCTACCGCCCCGGCCGCTCGCGCGCGCTGCTCGGCGGCGACTTCTACGACGTCGTACGCACCCCGGACGGCACGGTGCACGCCATGATCGGCGACGTCTGCGGGCACGGCCCCGACGAGGCCGCGCTCGGCGTGGAGCTGCGGATCGCGTGGCGGGCGCTGACCCTGGCGGGCCTGTGCGGCGACGAACTGCTGGGCACGCTCCAGCAGGTCCTGGAGCACGAACGCTCCGACGACGAGATCTTCGCGACCCTGTGCGCGGTCGACATCGCGCCCGACGGCCGCCGGGCCGGCCTGTGCCTGGCCGGTCACCCGTCACCGCTGGTAGCCCGCCCCGGCCGGCCCGCGCGGCTGCTCCCCTACGACAACAACGGCCCGGCCCTCGGCCTGCTGCCGGGCGCCCGCTGGCCGCGGACGCAGGTGGAACTGGGCGCCGAGTGGAGCCTGATGCTCTACACCGACGGCCTGATCGAGGGCCGCATCGGCGCCGGCCTCGAACGGCTCGGCCAGGACGGCATGGTGGAGATGGTCCGCCGCCAGCTCGCCGAGGGCCTGAGCGGCGAGGCGCTGCTGCGGGCCGCGGTCAACGAGGTGCGGGACCTGAACGGCGGCGAACTGACGGACGACGTGGCGGTCCTGCTGCTCGACCGGACGCCGTGACGCGATGAGCCTCCGTCCCGTTCGGGGCGGAGGCTCGGGGCGAGGGGAAGGGGCGGGGCGAAGACGGCTTGGAAGCGACGGCTGTGCCGGACGCGCCGGACGTGATGGACGCGCCGGACGTGACGGGACGTGAAGCCGGGCGGCTACGGAGGAGAGGGGTCTAGGGAGAAGAGGTCCGCGGAGAGGAGGTCCGCGGAGAGGAAGCCCCGGCGGAGACCAGTCTCCGCCCCGCCCCGTCCCCTACTGTCCCTGCCGTCCCTACCGACCGCCGTTGTAGGGCCCGTAGGGGCCGTCGCTGCTGGAGCCGCGGCGGCTGCGTCCGCCTCCGGAGAGGCCGCGCAGGGCGGGGCGTACGTCGACCATGTACACGATCGTCGCGATGAGCCCGATGATCGGCAGGAACGACAGGACGTTGAAGATCAGGTTCACCACGAAGGCGACCCCGAGGATGATCAGCCAGAACATCTTGCTCTGCTTGTCGACCGCCCGATAGGCGTCCTCGCGGCGCGTGGCGGCGTCGAACAACGCGAAGCCGCTAAACACGATCAAGGCCATGCTCAACAGCCACATGAAGCCCGCGAACCCCTGCATCAGCACTCTGTCCACCACCCGACTCGGCTCGTCCGTACGCGGTCACCGTACCCGCTCCCGGTGACCCGTTACCCGAAGAACGGGCCG
The sequence above is a segment of the Streptomyces griseoviridis genome. Coding sequences within it:
- a CDS encoding class I SAM-dependent methyltransferase — translated: MTARAAARPVGTVTRGTTNPNRLRRMDRWIAVTHGAELRRADAPLAVDLGYGAAPWTAVELLGRLRAVAPHARVVGVEIEPARVAAARPYERDGLVFRHGGFELPVPRRPSLVRAANVLRQYDEDQVAAVWQRLCARLAPADPATGSRGGLLVEGTCDEIGRRHVWVALGPEGPRTVTFATRLGSLDRPSDLSERLPKALIHRNVPGEPVHAFLRDFDRAWAAAAPYASYGARQRWMRAVRSLTAEWPVTDGPGRWRQGEVTVAWGALAPRG
- a CDS encoding C40 family peptidase — its product is MGTGRHGLIALAVTVVCGVTVLGAPATAFAAPAPVPSTSPPSPSSTSSPSSPSSASTSSPSSSSKSPQSAETPQSRQSPRSAARSTPSTSSPASAATSAAAAAAAASAAASASGASTPAPNKDLEAVREKLDALYREASVATDSYNAAEEKAERQSAAIVELAKKIVAGQERLADLKERAGAAAAAQYRTGGLPDEAQLLLSDDPHDFLDGAGRVIQGQRATKGLIAELAKTQEDLEQYAADASAQWKNLEANRKAKDAARKKIKKRIAEAEKLESRLEKAEKARLAELEAEAAHRAQTAWLDSGALDETGGKASSAGKKAVAYATAQIGKPYVWGAEGPDSYDCSGLTSQAWASAGDPIPRTSQEQWKQLPHVDVKDMRPGDLVIYFGDATHVGMYIGDGAIVHAPRPGRSVTIAGAGSMPILGVVRPDA
- a CDS encoding PP2C family protein-serine/threonine phosphatase; translated protein: MPVPVPRQRAIPAVESGQAPAAPSGSGPSMEEGPRTPDTTTAARPQALTPDTPASKTPAPNTPHLTLLLIEDDPGGATVVPELRDAADRPIRVRNARNLTEAARLLTDDVHCILLDLALPARGRSGADADSADNTSGEPGTPDDADNPRKPDELGVLREVLELAPRQAVLALTASGDAERGAEAVRVGAQDYLFRDELDARLLSRAIRYAVERKRSDTAERRLAEGRVRAQENRRLERGLLPTPLLDGSPLRFAARYRPGRSRALLGGDFYDVVRTPDGTVHAMIGDVCGHGPDEAALGVELRIAWRALTLAGLCGDELLGTLQQVLEHERSDDEIFATLCAVDIAPDGRRAGLCLAGHPSPLVARPGRPARLLPYDNNGPALGLLPGARWPRTQVELGAEWSLMLYTDGLIEGRIGAGLERLGQDGMVEMVRRQLAEGLSGEALLRAAVNEVRDLNGGELTDDVAVLLLDRTP
- a CDS encoding DUF2516 family protein, with the translated sequence MQGFAGFMWLLSMALIVFSGFALFDAATRREDAYRAVDKQSKMFWLIILGVAFVVNLIFNVLSFLPIIGLIATIVYMVDVRPALRGLSGGGRSRRGSSSDGPYGPYNGGR